Genomic DNA from Haloplanus aerogenes:
CGCGCAGGCGAACGCCGAGTGGGTCGCGGCCGCACTCACTGATCGCGGCTTCGACGTGATCGACCCCGTCCTGCCCCTCGTGGCGGTCGACCTCCCCGAACCCCTGTTCGACGCGCTGACCGAACGCGGGTGGCGACTCGCTCGGACCGCACGGGGCGAACTCCGGATCGTCTGTATGCCCCACGTCACCCGCGAGATGCTGACTGCCTTCGTCCGTGACCTCGACGACTGCCGATCGGCGGTCGACGGAACCTGAAAGACTTACGTCGCCCCCGTCAGAGGGAGGTGGTGTGGAGACACTGGTCCCCCTCCTCGTGCTCGACCTTCCCGGACTCGAGTGGCTGACGCGCCTCGTCGAGACGGCGACGGGATGGTGGGGACTGGTCATCATCTTCGTCTACTCCTTCCTCATCGCGTTCGCCCTCCCCGGTGTCAGCGAGGTGGTTCTCCTCGCACCACTGGATCTCGGCCTCTCGACCGAGTTGCGACTGGCGGTGATCATCCTCACCTCCGCGGCCGGCAAGGCCGCCGGGAGCGTCTTCGCGTTCCACATCGGGCAGGAGGCCAAGGAGGCGGGACCGATCATCAAGGCGCTCCGGCGCTCCCGGTTCGACGTGATCGGCTGGTCGGAGCGCCGCACCGTCGAAATCGCGCGTCGGTGGGGGTACGCGGGGCTCGCGCTCGCGCTCTCGGTTCCCTTTTTCCCCGACACGCTCTCCATCTACGCCTTTGCCGTGCTGGAGGAGGATTACTATCGATTCGCCGCTGCGACGTTCGCCGGGAGCGTCGGGCGGTTGCTGGTCACGTTGGGGCTGAGTGCGGGCGTGCTGGCGGTGCTGTAGCCTGCCTCGGTACCGGCCATCTCGCGCTCATCCGAATTTGGTGCCACACTTCGGACAGTACTCTTCCGACGAATGCTGTCGGTGACCACAGACGTCACACTCCTCTTGGATCGCGGTGCCGCACTCCGGACAGTACGGCTCGTCGGTCACGCCGCGCCCACAGACTGGACACTGTCTGAACAGGGCGGTCCCGCACGCCGCACAGAACTGCTGGTCGCTCTCGACGGCCGCGCCGCAGACGGGGCAGTCGTCGACTTCGATTTCGATTTCGACTTCGTCTTCCTCTTCGGGTTCGGTCTCCTCCACTTCGGGCTCCGGTTCGGGGACCGACACGGTGTCTCCGGTGAACAGCGCTTCCTCCGTGGGCACGTCGGGCACGCGTGACTGCTCGACGTACGTCGCGAGCCAGTCCTCGAGCCCGTGACCGACGACGTTTCGGATCGCTGTTTTGAGCTTGCCGTGAGTCAGCGACCCGTCGACGCGGTTGATCCGTCGGAACACGTCCTCGAACGTCTTCGATCCACCCGTCTCACGACGGATTTTGGCGTCGAGTGCGGCCGTGACCCGACGGCCTTTGGTGTAGTACGCGTTCGGTGAGGTCCACCGACCCGGATCGACGAGTACCGAGTTGGCGTGCCGGTCGGTTTCGAGATACCTGTGAAACGCCGAAAACGAGACTCGTCCGTCGAGAAACGTCAGTAACGCGGCGTAGTAGTTCGTCGTTCCCTCGATGAGCCACCGCGTCGACTGGTCCCGGTCCCACTCTTGACGCGTGTGGACGTACTCGTGTATCCACGTGTTGTTGGCGTGGTCGACGTAACTCGAATCGACCGCCCAGAAACCGTTGACGCCGCTCTGTAAGCCACCCCAGCCCCAGTTGATGTTCGACGGCGCGACGACGACGATCACCTCGTCGTTCTTGCCGCCCACGTCGAGATTCTCGGCGGCGAAACTCAACGACGCGCAGACGTCGGCGAGCGAAGCTCGAAGTGACGCGTTCGTCGGGATCGCTATCCGAAATCGCTGGCCGCCCGCCCGAAACGATTCCTCCCGGTGCGGCCCGAGATAGACGATACTCCCGTCGGAACTCACGATGCCGTCCTGTCTGATATCGTACTGTCGGTCGAGTTCGACACGTCCGCCGGTGTACTTCCACGAGGTGTTGATCGGGGGGTATTTGAGTAGCGCCCAGCTTCCCGTGTCGACGAACTCGTATCCGCCGGCGTTCGTCCGGTTCACGTCGTACCGAAACCGAATCCACGGGTTCTGTGTCGCTCCGTCCCATTCGCACTGGTGTCGCTGTGACTGCGAGAACCCCCGTAACTCCTCCGCACCGAGGTAGTCGGGAAACGAGAGTGTGATCGACCGCAGATTCGAGTGCAGAGAGAATTCGGCGTAGAGGTGGACGAGGCCTTCGGCTGTAGGATCGAGTTCCGCAGAGAGTTTCTGCGTGAACGTACGCGCCATCGGTATCCTATCACGGCGGGATGTATTTATGTCATGCGATCGGACATACTTGTCTCGGCGTCGACCCGTCATCGTGGTTGCCGATGCGATGGTTCTCCTACAGACGTATCGAGATTGGAGCGGTCACGTCTTGCGAACTGCGCGTGTTTCTCGGCAGCCTCGTCTGCGGAAAAACACATCAAATAATCTTCATACCCTAACGTAGATTATAAGTGTGAAACGTGTGAGCGTTTCAACCACGATGGCCCGATTACCGAACTCACTCAGTCGGACGAGTCAGCTCGCACTGCTGCTCGTCGTGCTCTTGACCGCAAGTGCCGGCGTCGCCTCGGCAGCGGTTGCCGGTGACTTCACCAGCAGTTACGATGGCTACAACGACGACAGCGATACGAGCGTCCCCGGGCACGAAATCCAGGTATCGGGCTCACTCGAATTCAGTGGCGAGAACGCAGTCGACGCACGGATCGTCGTCTACTCGTCACAACACACCGTCCTCGAGGACTCGTCCGTAGAACTGCTCCAGCCCGGAGCATCGTCGGTCGACTTCACCCGGGATTACGTGAACCGAGGCGTTCGGTACTCCGCGGACGAGGTGCCGTCCGGTACGCGTCTCGAACTCGAATTCGTCGTCTACCCCGTCTCGGGATTGACGCAGTCGGAGCTCACGAGCGCCGAAGTGGTGGTTCGATACGACACGCCGGCCGGGGACCAAGAAGAGTCGCGGATGGAAGTTACCACGGCGATGAGCAACACGCCGGCACAGGTGATCAATAGCCAAGGGAACGATCAGCAAGTCCACATCGCCGTCTGGGTCTTCGCCGGTATCGGGGCGCTCGCCGTGGCGCTCGTCGTTCTCATGGCGCTTTACTCGGTGATCGGTGGTGGCGGCGGCGGTCCCCCGAAAAGCTGAGGCGCCGACGGCCCTCGCTCGATCTGTCAGAATTGTGTTCTTCTTCCCGCTCGGACGAGCCAACCGTCGCCGAACCGTAACTGTCGCCATGTCGATGTGTCGGGCCATCGGAACCAATTCATTCGGAGCGAGTCCCCGACGAGTCGTCGGCCGGTCTCGAAAAAAGACGTATTAGCTGGTTGACTCTCTGGTTCTCTCACACCGCTGAACCATCCCGTACAAATAAGTGTATCTCTGGCAAGTAGAAATTATGGGTGCCGAAGACAGCCTGACACATCCGACGTACATCATCGGGGTGGGACAAGCGGGGATCAACGTGATGAACACGCTTCACGAAGTGGCCCAGGAGAACGACGACGGGCACAAGTTCCAGTTCGCGGCGATAGACACCGACGTCGACGCGCTCAGTTCGACGCCGCGGGAAGCGCTCAACTTCCAGCTCGAAATCGAGGACGACTTCATCGACGAGGATCGGGCGAACTACCCGTATCTCACGGGCCGGATGAACCTCGAAGACAAGGGGGCACGGCGGCAACGGCCGGTCGGCCGGTACAAACTCGACAACAAGAACGAGTTCGAGAGCACGTTCGAGCAGATCTGGTCCGAAATCGAGTCACACTACGAGGACCACTCGGCCGATCTGGGGCCGCAACAGGCGTCGTTCGACATCTTTCTGATCCACTCGCTCGGCGGCGGGACGGGGAGCGGGACGTTCCCCCTCCTGTTGATGATGTTGGACATGATCGCCGAGGATCTCGACAGTGACTACGTGTACACGGCCGGGATGGGCGTCGTCCCCGAAATCCCGATGAACGAGGACGGGCAGGGGCCGATTCCGCTTCCCGGCTCGCCGATCTACTACCCGAACGCGCACGCCGCGCTCCACGACCTCGAGAAGTTCGAACTGCTCGAAATCATCAACAACACGAGCTACGACCGGCACATGCCGAGCGACGTGGTCGAGGAGAACCGCACCCTCGAACTCCCGGTGCATTCCTCGCGGCTGCAGGGAGCAGGGCCACGGTCGCACGTCACCCAGTTCTCGCTGGACGGTGGACCGCCGTTCGACGACTACTGGCTGATGGGCGTCGACGAGGGGGACATCGACGGTCGGATCGCCGGCCAGACCGGACCGGAGACGTATCGGCAGGAAGTCAATCAGATCATGGCTCGGTCCCTGTACGCCATCACGCAGTTCAGCAGTGGCGCGGAAAACTGGACGCAGGGGAAGTCGGTGCTGGGGACCCCCGATCAGGCCGAAGTGTACGTCGCGAACGACGAGGTGGAGGCGTACGCGGAGCTGAAAGCGGAGAAAGAGGCGAAAGAACGGCGCAAGAACGAGGAGATCCCCGAAGAGATCGAGGAGTTGGAGGCGCAGATCGAGTCGCTGAAAACGCGGAAGTCGAACCTCAACCTCGACGACATCGACGACGAGGAGCTGATTCGGGAGATTCGGAACTACCTCGGCAAGGAGGGCTTCCGGAAAGGATCGGCCATCGTCGAGAGCAAGTCACAGTCCGACATCGAGGCGATTCTGGACGAGGTCGCGGACGATTACGACATCGAGGGACAGATCATCGCGGTCGACGTCCTCGACGAGAAACTGAGTCAGCAGGAAGGGGGCGCACCCGAAGTCGAGGAAGAACACAAGGACATCGTTCAGGACATCTGGTCGACGTACAACCTGCAGACGCTTCCGGGTAACAGCGGGATCAAGACGACCACCGGGAAGGCACAGGAAGCGCGAGCGTATCTGGACGACGAGATCAGCGAGTACAAGGAGATCAAAGAGGAGTGGGACCCGGACCTGCTCGGCCAGATTCAAGATACGCTCCCCCCGCTTATCGGCATCTTCGAGAGCGAGCGGGAGAACGCGGAGGCGTGGCTCGCTGCCCTCCAGTCCGACTACGACGACCTCGAACGCATCATGGGAACGTGGGGTCGGGTGACGTCGATGCAGCAGGCCATCTCCGACCGGCGGAGCGACATCCGCAGTCAGATCACGGCCAAGATGAACGAGCTAGAGCAGGAGATCGACTCCCTGCGCGACGAGCAGGACGAATTGGCCGACCAGATTCGATCGAAAGAGCGGGAGATGTCGTCGAAAATCGAGACGCTCACGACCGCTCAGACGTCCATGCGGCAGGTCGATCTTCCGCTCGTTCAGTCGGAACTGCGGGACATCGACCTCGACCTGGTGCAGAACCACCTCAACAGCCTCGCAGACTACGTCGACGAAGGACTGATCGACGAGACGAAGGTCCGCCGCGCGCTCTCTCAGCGCATCGACTTCGCCGCTTCGTGGAAGAACAACGTCATCGACGGCGACACCAACAAAACCGAAATTCCGGTGTACGCCGACGACACGGACGAGTTCTGGTATCTCTACCACCCGGACAACCGCGAATTGCTCGATCTGATCGACAAAGCGACGGACGCAGACGAGCAGAAGGAACCGGGCGGCGAACTCGAATATCTGGACGATCCGTACCGCATCGAGTACGTCACCTTCACCCGTCGGGGGCCGGTGTCGCGGCTCAAACTCTACCAGATGCTCAACAACCTCGCCGACAACGGTCGGCTCGAACGGCTGGGGGCCCAGTACGAGAACTACCTGCAGGCCTTCGCGTACGTCGAGTGGTACGGCCGAGAGGTGAAAAACGCCTTCGACGCCGACCTGCGCGTCACCGTTTCCCGTCCACCGGAGATGGACCACACCCGGGTCGACAAGCCGGAGCTCTCGGAAGGCGAACTGAAGAACTTCGTCAAGGTCAGCGGTCTGGACAGCTACATCTGGCAGGGAATGATGTGGGACGCCTACGAGCCGACGGACCAGCGATTCACGGGGTGGGAGAAGAAACTGCGCCGTGAGGGGATCGGCTGGAACCAGCTCCAGACGTCGACGCCAGATTCGGATCTGAAGGCGCAGTGGCTCGCCGGACAGGCCGACTGGGAGGATATCGTCGACGCCTACCAGCAGAACCTGATCGAGAAGACGGGCATCAAGGTCCAGTTCGAGGACGACTGAGCCGTCGGGGGTGTGTCGACCCCCCGTCGTCCGGCGGAAACGCTAAATGTCGCCTCCGAAACAGTGTTCGTATGCCCGGGGTTCCGACCTTCGTCGTCGGCGCCGGTGCGGCGGGGGTCGACGTCGTGTGTCGGCTGGCCGCCCGCGGCGAGCGACGTGGCGCCACCCATCTCGGCTATCTCGCCGTCGATTCCGATCCCGAGACGCTCGATCGGGCCGCGGACGCGGTGCCGACGCTCCACCTCGCGAGCGATTCGGGCGTCGTCGGCGACGGGCGCGACGCCTATCCGTATCTCGCGACCGACGTGACGATCCCCGACGCGGGCGCGAACCGGCTGCGACACGTCGGCCGATACAAACTGGACAACGCCGTCTCGCCAGATTTCCTGACCCACTACAACGACATCCGGGACCGGGTGACGGCGTTCTACGACGATCGACAGGCGAGTCTGGACGCCCGGCTCGGCCGATACAACCTCGTCGTCGTCAGCTCCCTCGCAGGGGGTACTGGAAGCGGTGTCTTCCCGCTCCTCACGGCGCTGTTGACCCACGTGGCGACCCACTCGCTGGCAGACGCCGACGTGCGTCTGCTCGGTGTCGGTATCGTCCCGCCGTTACACATCGATCCCACGTACAGCGCCCCCCCCGTCGAACCGGTCGCGTATCCGAACACGTACGGCGCGCTCCGGAACCTCGCGACGCTTCTCGACGGGTCGGTTCGCATCCCCACGTACGCCATGTCGGACTCGCTGGTGGAGACGACCGACGACGACAGCGAACGGCCGATTTCCTTCGAACTGGACGACGCCCCGTTCGATAGCTACTGGCTCGTGGGCACGGACCACGCGGACGACAGCCACTCCCCCGAGACGGTCGCCGAGATGGTCGCGGACGCGCTGTACGCGACGACCGCGTACGTCTCCCCGACACACCGCGCCTCGCGTCCGGCACCGATCTCGCCGCTTGGCACGATCGGCTACGCCGCCGTCGCGGTCCCCCATCGGTCGCTACGCCGGTTTTGCGAGCGAAAACGCGACCGCGCTCGTGCGAAATCGCGCCTCGAGGAGATGGTCGCCCCGAAAATCGAGGAGCGACGAAACACGCGTGACGATCTGTCGTCGATACTGAACGATGTGGCCGACGAGTCGGCGTCGGCACGTATCGAGCGGCTCGAACGGGTTCGCGACCGCCTCGACGGACGGACCGATCTCGATGCGGGATTCGTGACCGAAAACGAGCCGCGGGAGATCGGTGAGGTACTCGAAACCATCGCGACCGACGAGGATCTGGAGTCGTGTCTGGCCGCCGCAAGAGCCGTCGAGTGGGCCCTCGCGGACGGTCCCGTTGGAACCGACCTCCGGCAGGACCTCGAACGGACGTGGACGGAGATTCACGACAGCTACGAATTTCCGGTCGTCGCCGACGGTGTCGGCGATGCGGCACCGCTCGCTCGCCGACTCGACGCTCTCCATCGAGGGCTGACCGACCGTCTCGACTACTTCCAGGGGGACTACACGGAGACCGATCCGAGCGTTCGTGACATCTTCCCACCCACCCACGACCTCTTCACCAGCGAGCGTGAACGGCTCGCGCAGTTGATCGACCGTCTCGACGCGGACGTGGATCGGGTTTCGACGGCTATCGACCGCCTCGACACCCTTCGCGCCGCCGAGTCGCTCGTGGACGAGTACGTACAGGCCGCCCGCGAAGAGATTCACTCTCGTCTCGACGACGTGAAAGCGGAGCTCGCGCTCTTCCGGCGCGAGCGTGACGATCTCACGGACCGGATTCGGGAACTCGACCGCGAGGTGGCCGATCTGCGTGACTCGCTCACTCAGCCGTCGGACGACGGCCCGGTCTTTTGGCTCCCGCTCGACTGGGAGGCGCTCGACGGTCTGACGCTCGACGACGTGGATCGGCACCTGACGAGCCTCGACGACTACGCGGACCGTGATCTCCTCGCCGTCGACGATCGGGGCATCGAGCGAATCCTCCAGCGTGGCTACGACTACAGTCGGGCGTGGCCCGACGGCATCGCGCGACACGACGTGTCGGTGTCGTCCGCGGCGTCCCACGACGACGTGGTGGTTCTCTCCCACCGTGCCAACACCGCTCGGACGGCGGCGTTCGTCGAATCGCTGACGGGACCGGACACGCTCTACACTGCCGGCGACGGCTCGTACACGCACACTGACGACCCCTATCGGATCGAATTCGTGTCGCGGTCTCACGGCGGAACGTCCGACTCCCTCGCTGGTTTCCAGCGGTTAGCCGAGATGGCCCAAGACGGAACGCTCGACGCGATGGCGGGGCCGTATCGGGATTTCCGGCGAGCGCTCGCCTATCCCGAGTGGTACGACGAGTCCGTTCGCGAGTCGTTCTAGTGCGTCGGATGCCGTGTCTCGTCGGAGTCGTCGCCCTACTGTAGCGCCTCGGGCGGCCCGCCCGGTAACCGGTCCCGGTCGTGGCCCTCCGTGAAGTCGATGTCGGGGCCGGTCGGCACCAGTCGTTTGGGGTTCAGGTCGGCGTGGCTCACGTAGTAGTGGCGGACGATGTGGTCCATATTCACGGTGCGCTCGATTCCGGGCGTGGTGTAGAGGTCCTTCGTGTACTCCCAGAGGTTGTCGTACTCGTGGATGGCCCGGCGGTTACATTTGAAATGGGTGTGGTAGACGTGATCGAACCGCACCAACGTCGCGAACATAGCGAGGTCGGCCTCGGTGAGTCGGTCGCCCGCGAGGTAGCGCTGGTCCGCGAGCAGGTCGTCGTAGTGATCCAGCGCGTCGAAGAGGTCGTCGACGGCACGGTCGTAGGCCCCCTGTGACTCCGCGAAGCCGGCGCGATAGACGCCGTTGTTGATTGGCTCGTAGATGTCGTCGATCAGCCGATCAACCTCGTCGCGATAGCCCTCCGGGTAGAGGTCCACGTCGCGGGTGGCGAGTTCGTGGCCTGCCACGTCCAGCATTCGCATGATCTCCTCGGATTCGT
This window encodes:
- a CDS encoding zinc ribbon domain-containing protein, which translates into the protein MARTFTQKLSAELDPTAEGLVHLYAEFSLHSNLRSITLSFPDYLGAEELRGFSQSQRHQCEWDGATQNPWIRFRYDVNRTNAGGYEFVDTGSWALLKYPPINTSWKYTGGRVELDRQYDIRQDGIVSSDGSIVYLGPHREESFRAGGQRFRIAIPTNASLRASLADVCASLSFAAENLDVGGKNDEVIVVVAPSNINWGWGGLQSGVNGFWAVDSSYVDHANNTWIHEYVHTRQEWDRDQSTRWLIEGTTNYYAALLTFLDGRVSFSAFHRYLETDRHANSVLVDPGRWTSPNAYYTKGRRVTAALDAKIRRETGGSKTFEDVFRRINRVDGSLTHGKLKTAIRNVVGHGLEDWLATYVEQSRVPDVPTEEALFTGDTVSVPEPEPEVEETEPEEEDEVEIEIEVDDCPVCGAAVESDQQFCAACGTALFRQCPVCGRGVTDEPYCPECGTAIQEECDVCGHRQHSSEEYCPKCGTKFG
- a CDS encoding tubulin-like doman-containing protein produces the protein MPGVPTFVVGAGAAGVDVVCRLAARGERRGATHLGYLAVDSDPETLDRAADAVPTLHLASDSGVVGDGRDAYPYLATDVTIPDAGANRLRHVGRYKLDNAVSPDFLTHYNDIRDRVTAFYDDRQASLDARLGRYNLVVVSSLAGGTGSGVFPLLTALLTHVATHSLADADVRLLGVGIVPPLHIDPTYSAPPVEPVAYPNTYGALRNLATLLDGSVRIPTYAMSDSLVETTDDDSERPISFELDDAPFDSYWLVGTDHADDSHSPETVAEMVADALYATTAYVSPTHRASRPAPISPLGTIGYAAVAVPHRSLRRFCERKRDRARAKSRLEEMVAPKIEERRNTRDDLSSILNDVADESASARIERLERVRDRLDGRTDLDAGFVTENEPREIGEVLETIATDEDLESCLAAARAVEWALADGPVGTDLRQDLERTWTEIHDSYEFPVVADGVGDAAPLARRLDALHRGLTDRLDYFQGDYTETDPSVRDIFPPTHDLFTSERERLAQLIDRLDADVDRVSTAIDRLDTLRAAESLVDEYVQAAREEIHSRLDDVKAELALFRRERDDLTDRIRELDREVADLRDSLTQPSDDGPVFWLPLDWEALDGLTLDDVDRHLTSLDDYADRDLLAVDDRGIERILQRGYDYSRAWPDGIARHDVSVSSAASHDDVVVLSHRANTARTAAFVESLTGPDTLYTAGDGSYTHTDDPYRIEFVSRSHGGTSDSLAGFQRLAEMAQDGTLDAMAGPYRDFRRALAYPEWYDESVRESF
- a CDS encoding YqaA family protein, translating into METLVPLLVLDLPGLEWLTRLVETATGWWGLVIIFVYSFLIAFALPGVSEVVLLAPLDLGLSTELRLAVIILTSAAGKAAGSVFAFHIGQEAKEAGPIIKALRRSRFDVIGWSERRTVEIARRWGYAGLALALSVPFFPDTLSIYAFAVLEEDYYRFAAATFAGSVGRLLVTLGLSAGVLAVL
- a CDS encoding tubulin-like doman-containing protein; the protein is MGAEDSLTHPTYIIGVGQAGINVMNTLHEVAQENDDGHKFQFAAIDTDVDALSSTPREALNFQLEIEDDFIDEDRANYPYLTGRMNLEDKGARRQRPVGRYKLDNKNEFESTFEQIWSEIESHYEDHSADLGPQQASFDIFLIHSLGGGTGSGTFPLLLMMLDMIAEDLDSDYVYTAGMGVVPEIPMNEDGQGPIPLPGSPIYYPNAHAALHDLEKFELLEIINNTSYDRHMPSDVVEENRTLELPVHSSRLQGAGPRSHVTQFSLDGGPPFDDYWLMGVDEGDIDGRIAGQTGPETYRQEVNQIMARSLYAITQFSSGAENWTQGKSVLGTPDQAEVYVANDEVEAYAELKAEKEAKERRKNEEIPEEIEELEAQIESLKTRKSNLNLDDIDDEELIREIRNYLGKEGFRKGSAIVESKSQSDIEAILDEVADDYDIEGQIIAVDVLDEKLSQQEGGAPEVEEEHKDIVQDIWSTYNLQTLPGNSGIKTTTGKAQEARAYLDDEISEYKEIKEEWDPDLLGQIQDTLPPLIGIFESERENAEAWLAALQSDYDDLERIMGTWGRVTSMQQAISDRRSDIRSQITAKMNELEQEIDSLRDEQDELADQIRSKEREMSSKIETLTTAQTSMRQVDLPLVQSELRDIDLDLVQNHLNSLADYVDEGLIDETKVRRALSQRIDFAASWKNNVIDGDTNKTEIPVYADDTDEFWYLYHPDNRELLDLIDKATDADEQKEPGGELEYLDDPYRIEYVTFTRRGPVSRLKLYQMLNNLADNGRLERLGAQYENYLQAFAYVEWYGREVKNAFDADLRVTVSRPPEMDHTRVDKPELSEGELKNFVKVSGLDSYIWQGMMWDAYEPTDQRFTGWEKKLRREGIGWNQLQTSTPDSDLKAQWLAGQADWEDIVDAYQQNLIEKTGIKVQFEDD
- a CDS encoding glutathione S-transferase family protein — its product is MSRLVEGEWVADADLETDDEGEFQRQEQAFRDRIGPDGDFPVEAGRYHIYISRACPWAHRVAMTRALKGLDDAISLSIVQPERYGEGWEFSDAHPDPLYGADYLRELYVRADPDVTGRPTVPVLWDRETERIVNNESEEIMRMLDVAGHELATRDVDLYPEGYRDEVDRLIDDIYEPINNGVYRAGFAESQGAYDRAVDDLFDALDHYDDLLADQRYLAGDRLTEADLAMFATLVRFDHVYHTHFKCNRRAIHEYDNLWEYTKDLYTTPGIERTVNMDHIVRHYYVSHADLNPKRLVPTGPDIDFTEGHDRDRLPGGPPEALQ